In Herpetosiphon gulosus, one genomic interval encodes:
- a CDS encoding APC family permease, whose translation MLTQLKRVLVGNPLETAAQSHERLDKKTALAVFSSDALSSVAYATEEMLVHLVPAGIIAFSSSLWLGIGIAVLLMIVTISYRQTITAYPSGGGSYIVASDNLGTLAGLIAGGALLIDYILTVAVSISSGVSQLISLVEPLRDYRIEICVIGIVILTLANLRGIRESGAIFSLPTYFFVTIILLTLGYGFYKQFTGNIQPLVLSDNLMGPHEQSFSPFGTEAMTAFLLMGAFASGCSALTGVEAISNGVPAFRKPEPHNARVTMVWMAGLLLVMFAGITWFAHKYGARPQFNETVISQIGRGIWGRTTGSETGFPKVMHGMLQISTAAILLVAANTSYADFPRLMSLLARDGFLPRQFSSLGDRLVFSNGILFLSVAAALLVIGFDGSVTNLIPLYAVGVFLSFTLSQSGMVLRWLRLKTKGWQLNLVVNAVGAIATGIVLIINGTTKFKEGAWLVVICIPILVLIFTAINRHYKGVAKQLSLEGFSKPVPLENNVIVLVSSLHRGTVKALEYAKSIAPGKVRALYIEFEHEHEKTERLQERWQQWEPDVPLDIEISKYRSLLRPVLRYVDRIEAERNDDILTIILPEFIPARIWEYALHNQTAFFLKGALLFRRNKIVISVPYHLER comes from the coding sequence ATGTTGACCCAATTGAAGCGGGTTTTAGTGGGGAATCCGTTGGAGACTGCCGCCCAATCGCATGAGCGCTTGGATAAAAAAACCGCGCTGGCAGTCTTCTCGTCCGATGCTTTGTCGTCAGTCGCCTATGCCACCGAAGAAATGTTAGTCCACCTTGTGCCAGCAGGCATCATTGCATTTAGCTCATCGCTGTGGCTGGGTATTGGCATCGCTGTTTTGCTCATGATTGTGACGATCTCCTATCGCCAAACGATCACAGCCTACCCCAGTGGTGGTGGCTCGTACATTGTAGCCTCGGATAATTTGGGAACGTTGGCGGGTTTGATCGCTGGCGGCGCATTGTTAATCGACTATATTCTGACCGTCGCCGTGTCAATCTCGTCGGGCGTATCGCAGTTGATCTCGCTGGTCGAGCCATTGCGTGATTATCGGATTGAAATTTGTGTTATTGGGATTGTGATTCTGACTCTGGCCAATTTGCGGGGGATTCGCGAATCGGGGGCGATTTTCTCGCTGCCCACCTACTTTTTTGTGACGATCATTTTGCTGACCCTCGGCTACGGCTTTTACAAACAATTTACAGGCAATATTCAGCCATTGGTGCTTTCGGATAACCTGATGGGGCCGCACGAACAAAGTTTCTCGCCATTTGGCACCGAAGCTATGACCGCATTTTTGCTGATGGGTGCGTTTGCTTCGGGCTGTTCGGCATTGACTGGGGTTGAAGCAATTTCGAATGGTGTGCCAGCGTTTCGCAAGCCCGAGCCACATAACGCCCGCGTCACCATGGTGTGGATGGCCGGTTTGCTGTTAGTCATGTTCGCTGGGATTACCTGGTTTGCCCACAAATATGGGGCACGCCCACAATTCAACGAAACCGTGATTTCGCAAATTGGGCGGGGGATTTGGGGTCGCACGACGGGCAGCGAAACAGGTTTCCCCAAAGTGATGCATGGTATGTTGCAAATCTCGACCGCTGCAATTTTGTTGGTTGCCGCCAATACGAGCTACGCCGATTTTCCCCGTTTGATGTCGTTGCTGGCCCGCGATGGCTTCTTGCCCCGCCAATTCTCATCATTGGGCGATCGTTTGGTCTTCTCGAATGGGATTCTCTTTCTGTCGGTGGCCGCAGCGCTGTTGGTGATTGGCTTTGATGGCTCGGTTACCAACTTGATTCCATTGTATGCGGTTGGCGTGTTCCTTTCATTTACGCTTTCACAATCGGGGATGGTCTTGCGCTGGTTGCGGCTCAAAACCAAGGGTTGGCAACTTAATTTAGTGGTGAATGCAGTTGGTGCAATTGCGACAGGCATCGTTTTGATCATCAATGGCACAACCAAATTCAAAGAAGGTGCATGGCTGGTTGTTATTTGTATTCCCATTCTCGTTTTGATTTTTACTGCGATCAATCGCCATTACAAAGGCGTAGCTAAACAACTTTCCTTGGAAGGGTTTAGCAAACCTGTACCCTTAGAAAATAATGTGATTGTGCTGGTATCATCATTGCATCGTGGCACAGTTAAAGCGCTTGAATATGCTAAATCGATTGCACCAGGTAAAGTTCGCGCTTTGTATATTGAATTTGAGCATGAACACGAAAAAACTGAACGTCTCCAAGAACGTTGGCAACAGTGGGAGCCAGATGTGCCCTTGGATATTGAAATATCTAAATATCGTTCATTATTACGCCCAGTCTTACGCTATGTTGATCGAATTGAAGCTGAGCGCAATGATGATATTCTAACCATTATCTTGCCTGAATTTATTCCGGCACGAATTTGGGAATATGCCTTACATAACCAAACTGCCTTCTTCTTGAAAGGTGCGTTGTTATTCCGACGCAATAAAATCGTAATTAGCGTGCCATATCATCTTGAACGCTAA
- a CDS encoding putative glycoside hydrolase, whose amino-acid sequence MYFVSQTKRRLTAGLFGAVALVLAACGSSNPPLTGIVTDSYTQKPVAGVTIQVGEASATSDADGKWTINEWENINSLLVQASDYSSATLSLTDKTPVDEQTPVEVNLTIRPNTISGVVLDQYSQQPVAGVTVKAGTSQATSGTDGRYKLTDVAEKAEVVIVATDYTSATATLEKQTSYDVSLRPTSLTGIISDKYSQKPVSGATVSVGSATAQSDAEGRYTVRNIDLTAPVVFSATDYSSQTLDLPQAASLDVVLRPSTVRGSVVDSATGKPLSKGTVIAMVKPFEGADETYPYTGTAVTMARLNSDGSYELTDVPENAQIQVLSPGYRKAWTALSEGKFTADLEAEEFIAKAIYITAATGSSKASLSELFDLVDQTEVNAVVIDIKLDIAGDVGGVGYLSQHPLVLAAETSSDYLDMEWIVAEARKRNIYLIGRMAVMRDNRLADAHPEWAAQSKVTGGVWEDDGGLKWLDPFNPNVTEYNVGIAKEIAAFGFDEVQFDYIRFPSDGSTSNLVFSKPIDPKNNPEVMYEAIGNVLKRAHGDINGSGAFFSIDVFGYATWRNMWEIGQSLEIMADHTDYVCAMVYPSHYDRNELGFDNADAYPYEIVKDSIEKGQKRMEGKYAVQRPWLQAFTATWLDPVTQYGRTEVRAQMQAVAEVEGTYGWILWNAANYYDPDWLD is encoded by the coding sequence ATGTATTTTGTGAGTCAAACCAAGCGCCGCCTAACAGCTGGTCTGTTTGGCGCTGTTGCGTTGGTGCTTGCCGCCTGTGGCAGTAGCAATCCGCCACTGACGGGGATTGTAACAGATAGCTATACCCAAAAGCCCGTTGCTGGAGTAACCATTCAAGTTGGCGAAGCAAGTGCTACCAGTGATGCTGACGGTAAATGGACAATTAATGAATGGGAAAATATCAATTCACTCTTAGTTCAAGCCAGCGACTATAGCTCAGCCACGCTTAGTTTGACCGATAAAACTCCAGTCGATGAGCAAACTCCGGTAGAAGTCAATCTGACGATTCGGCCCAACACGATCAGCGGGGTTGTGCTTGATCAATACTCACAACAGCCTGTGGCTGGCGTGACGGTCAAGGCTGGCACTAGCCAAGCCACCAGTGGTACCGATGGTCGCTATAAATTAACCGATGTTGCTGAAAAAGCCGAAGTGGTAATTGTGGCAACCGATTACACCAGCGCCACCGCTACCCTCGAAAAACAAACCAGCTATGATGTTTCGCTGCGCCCAACTAGCTTAACTGGGATTATTAGCGATAAATATAGCCAAAAACCAGTCAGTGGAGCCACGGTCAGCGTTGGTAGTGCCACCGCCCAAAGCGATGCCGAAGGCCGCTATACCGTGCGCAACATTGATTTGACTGCACCAGTTGTCTTCAGCGCTACCGATTACAGCAGCCAAACCTTAGATTTGCCGCAAGCCGCCTCGTTGGATGTGGTTTTGCGACCTTCGACGGTGCGTGGCTCAGTCGTCGATAGCGCGACAGGCAAGCCATTGAGCAAAGGCACGGTTATCGCCATGGTCAAGCCATTTGAAGGGGCCGACGAAACCTACCCCTACACTGGCACAGCCGTCACCATGGCACGGCTGAATTCCGATGGTAGCTATGAACTGACTGATGTGCCCGAAAATGCCCAAATTCAAGTGCTCTCACCTGGTTATCGCAAGGCTTGGACGGCGCTCAGCGAAGGCAAATTTACCGCCGATCTAGAAGCCGAAGAATTTATTGCCAAAGCAATTTATATTACCGCTGCCACTGGCTCATCGAAAGCTTCATTAAGCGAATTGTTTGATTTGGTTGATCAAACCGAAGTTAACGCTGTGGTGATCGATATCAAGCTGGATATTGCCGGCGATGTTGGTGGGGTTGGCTATCTCTCGCAGCATCCATTGGTTTTAGCCGCCGAAACCTCATCCGACTATTTGGATATGGAATGGATTGTGGCCGAAGCTCGCAAACGTAATATCTACTTAATTGGCCGGATGGCGGTGATGCGCGATAATCGTTTGGCCGATGCCCATCCCGAATGGGCTGCCCAAAGCAAAGTTACTGGCGGTGTTTGGGAAGATGACGGCGGCCTCAAGTGGCTTGATCCATTCAATCCCAACGTTACCGAGTATAATGTGGGCATTGCCAAAGAAATTGCCGCATTTGGCTTTGATGAAGTACAATTCGATTACATTCGCTTCCCATCGGATGGCAGCACCAGCAATTTGGTTTTCTCCAAGCCGATTGATCCCAAAAATAATCCGGAAGTGATGTACGAAGCGATTGGCAATGTGCTCAAACGCGCTCATGGCGATATCAATGGTTCAGGCGCATTCTTCTCAATCGATGTGTTTGGCTATGCCACCTGGCGTAATATGTGGGAAATTGGCCAAAGCCTTGAAATTATGGCCGATCACACCGATTATGTCTGTGCAATGGTCTATCCTTCACACTACGATCGTAATGAGTTGGGCTTCGATAACGCCGATGCCTATCCTTATGAGATCGTCAAGGATAGTATCGAAAAGGGCCAAAAACGCATGGAAGGCAAATATGCAGTCCAACGACCGTGGCTGCAAGCCTTTACCGCGACATGGCTCGACCCGGTAACCCAATATGGTCGCACCGAAGTTCGCGCCCAAATGCAAGCAGTTGCCGAAGTCGAAGGTACGTATGGTTGGATTCTCTGGAATGCTGCCAATTATTACGACCCCGACTGGCTCGATTAA
- the mutM gene encoding bifunctional DNA-formamidopyrimidine glycosylase/DNA-(apurinic or apyrimidinic site) lyase, with protein MPELPEVETVRRSLEQELVGRHFVALRSLGWPKIVDTHSPELFAEAIAQRQIQQVQRRAKYLLIALDNHETLIVHLRMTGQMLVVAADEPTDRHTHVVVALDNGRELRFHDPRKFGRWSLVDRSGVAALNQRLGPEPLGDDFTLDDFAQRLSRKATKIKPTLLDQSVLAGVGNIYADEALWLAKIHPLHPANSLNASEIAELFAAIKIVLNNSIEHRGTTLVNYRDAYGASGENQYHLEAYGRTGEPCRRCGTPIERIVVAQRSTHICPSCQH; from the coding sequence ATGCCAGAACTACCAGAAGTTGAAACCGTTCGTCGTTCGCTTGAGCAAGAACTCGTTGGGCGGCATTTTGTGGCATTGCGCAGCCTTGGCTGGCCCAAAATTGTCGATACGCATAGCCCTGAATTGTTTGCCGAAGCTATTGCCCAACGCCAAATTCAGCAAGTTCAGCGGCGGGCCAAATATCTGCTGATCGCGCTTGATAACCACGAAACCTTGATTGTGCATCTGCGCATGACTGGCCAAATGTTGGTTGTGGCTGCCGACGAACCTACCGATCGCCATACCCATGTGGTAGTAGCGTTGGATAATGGCCGCGAACTGCGCTTTCACGATCCACGCAAATTTGGTCGCTGGAGCCTCGTTGATCGCAGTGGCGTGGCGGCGCTTAATCAACGTTTAGGGCCAGAGCCGCTTGGCGACGATTTTACGTTGGATGATTTTGCTCAACGTTTAAGCCGCAAAGCCACCAAGATTAAACCAACCTTGCTTGATCAAAGCGTCTTGGCTGGAGTTGGCAATATTTATGCTGATGAGGCCTTGTGGTTAGCTAAAATTCACCCATTGCACCCCGCCAATAGCCTAAACGCCAGCGAAATTGCTGAGCTTTTCGCGGCGATTAAAATTGTGCTGAACAACTCAATTGAGCATCGTGGCACAACCTTGGTCAATTATCGCGATGCCTATGGCGCAAGCGGCGAAAACCAATATCACCTTGAAGCCTATGGTCGGACTGGCGAGCCATGTCGGCGCTGTGGCACACCAATCGAACGCATCGTCGTGGCCCAACGCTCAACCCATATTTGCCCAAGTTGCCAACATTAA
- a CDS encoding Cof-type HAD-IIB family hydrolase, translated as MTPNYRLLALDLDGTLLDSRLEPSAATRAAIADAQAAGVHVTIATGRMIRTAQPFADMLQITTPLITYQGAHVQTADGTVLYDNPLPADLAAEVVELSLAEGLYIQAYIDDELWIVERSPEVEEYLGFSLVDIPVNIAPNLVEIVRHKPVTKLVWITDPTELERTMQEWGARWKGRLEIFRSHDHFGEAAAIGSSKGVGLAVLAEHLGIPQAEVAAIGDRENDASMLAWAGFGMAMGNADRFALAAANHVLPALSDDGAAYGIRHFVLGEE; from the coding sequence ATGACCCCGAACTATCGTTTGTTGGCGCTTGATCTTGATGGAACCTTGCTTGATTCGCGTTTAGAACCGAGTGCCGCTACCAGAGCCGCGATTGCTGATGCCCAAGCGGCTGGAGTGCATGTCACAATTGCGACTGGCCGCATGATTCGCACCGCTCAGCCATTTGCCGATATGTTGCAGATAACCACCCCATTGATTACCTACCAAGGCGCACATGTCCAAACCGCCGATGGTACGGTGCTCTACGATAATCCTTTGCCCGCCGATTTGGCTGCCGAAGTGGTCGAATTGTCCTTGGCTGAGGGCTTGTATATTCAGGCCTATATCGATGATGAGCTGTGGATTGTTGAGCGTAGCCCTGAGGTTGAAGAATATTTGGGCTTCTCGCTGGTCGATATTCCAGTGAATATTGCCCCAAACTTGGTTGAAATTGTGCGCCACAAACCCGTGACCAAACTTGTTTGGATCACCGACCCAACTGAATTAGAACGCACGATGCAAGAATGGGGTGCACGTTGGAAAGGGCGCTTGGAGATTTTTCGTTCGCACGACCATTTTGGCGAGGCAGCGGCGATTGGTAGCTCCAAAGGCGTTGGTTTAGCCGTGCTTGCTGAACATTTGGGCATTCCCCAAGCTGAAGTTGCGGCAATTGGTGATCGCGAGAATGATGCTTCGATGTTGGCTTGGGCAGGCTTTGGCATGGCCATGGGCAATGCTGATCGGTTTGCCTTAGCTGCGGCTAATCATGTGTTGCCTGCGCTCAGCGACGATGGCGCGGCCTATGGCATTCGCCATTTTGTGTTGGGCGAAGAGTAG